CGTCCTGGACCGGGACGAGTTCGAGGACCTCACCGTGACCGCCCTCTTCTTCGGCCTCGTGCTCGGCCTCTTCGCCTTCGCCCTCGGCTTCTTCGCCCTCAGCTTCGCCCTCCGCGCCCTCCACGGCGCTCTCGTACGGCTCGCCGTGGGCGACCGGACGGATGATGTCCTCAGCCGGACGACCGGAGTAGTGGTCGACCTCCATCATCGCAAGATCAGCGTGACCCTTGGGATAGAAGTCTGACCCGTCATGATTGGCGGGCTTCAGATCGAAGTCGGCGGGGTGGCACGCCGAGCAGGTGCCCGGGGCCTTGAACTCCGCACCGGAGGGGGACTCGTCGGTGAGGGTGTGGCAGCGGAAGCACGCAGTCATCGTCATGAAGTCCGCGTGGTAGGCTGCTCGGTCGCCCGTCACCGGGTTCACCGTCATGATCTCGATCTCATCTTCCGGATGCGCGACACGGTTGTGGCAGGCCGTGCAGTGGATCTCACGGTCGGTGTGCGTGTCGTGGTTGATGATGATGCCTTCGCTCGGCGTGATCTTACGGTTCTCCAACGTGTGGCACTGCGTGCAGTGATCGTCCGAGAAGCCGCTGAACGCGCTCTGGTTGAGGGCAAGGTGGCTGGTGGCGTTGAGCGGCAGCGCATAGGTGGTCGTGGCCAGCTCGTAAACGCCGATGACACCCGCCTCTACCTTGCGGTAGGTGAAGCTGAGCGGATCCCCGTTGACCGGTTCATGGCACGTCAGACAGCTCACCTTGTTGTGTGCGCCGTTGTCGTACGCAGCGACAGCGTCACCCTGTACTGAGTGGCAGAAGCTCCCGCAGAACCAGTACGTCGAAGAGCCGATGAAGCCGACGACGAGGAAGGCGCAGATGCCGATGAGGGCAACGCCCGTCCACATGATGAACCGAGGCCGCTTCACCGGGTCTTTGAATCCGGCGATCAGCCCCCACTTCTTCTTCTCTTTCGACTCTTTCGCCATACGCACCCTCTCCTCGCCTGGATCCCAAGGTCATGCGCCAACCGCAGAACAAACAGAGACAGCCCCCTCGGCCGCCCTGCGACACACGATAGCCGAACCCCTGTACACGAACAATACGAACGCGCACGCTACAACGTCCGCTCTCAGCCTATTCGGCAAGCATCTCCGCATTCCTGCCTCGGTCGCTCACTCCACCTCGAGAATGAGTGAAATCTCCACGGGCGCGCCAAGAGGCAGCGCGGCGACACCCACGGCCTCACGCGCGTGCGCCCCGGCGTCGCCGAAGGCGGCACTCATCACGTCGCTCGCGGCGTTGATGACGCCCGGCTGCCCGCCGAAGTCCCGAGCGGAGGCGACGTAGCCCACGAGCTTGACGACGCGCACCACCGCGTCGAGATCGCACACGGACGAGGCGGCAGCAAGCGCGTTCAGCGCACACTGCGCAGCACAGGTCGCTGCTTCCTCCGGCGTGACGTCGGCCCCCACGACACCGCACGCAAGCAACTCGCCCTTGCGCACCGGCAGTTGGCCCGAGGTGAACACGAGAGAGCCGGTGCGGACCGCCGGCACGTAGGCGCCCAAGGCGGCGGCCGGAACGGGCAGTGCGAGTCCGGCGGAGTTCAGCCTGGATGCAACAGCGCCCGGCATCAGCGCGACGCCAGCGAGTCCGCGAGGCGTGTGAGTTCGGAGATTGCGGATGTGATCTTGCGCGATGCGCTCGCGGCTTGCTGCGACACCTGCGCCACCTCGCGCATCGAGACCACGACCTGGTCCGATGCGGTCCGCTGCTGCTGTGTCGCGATCGAGATCTGCTTGGCGGCGTCCGTGGTCTGCTCGACCTGGCTCACGATACGCTCGAGCGAGCTGGCCGTGTTCTGGGCGAGTTCCTGCCCCTCGGCCACCTTGTTCGCGGCCTTCTCGGTCTGCATGATCAGCGCCGAGGCCGACGCCTGGATCTCGCGAACCACACGGCCGATCTCATTCGTCGACTCGGTGACCGAATCGGCCAACTTGCGGATCTCCTCGGCCACGACCGAGAAACCCTTGCCAGCCTCGCCGGCCCGGGCCGCCTCGATGGCGGCGTTGAGCGCAAGTATCTTCGTCTGCTCCGCGATCTCGTCGATGATCGACAGAACGCGGCCGATCTCCTGGCTACGCTCGCCGAGCGCGAGGATGCGGTCAGATGACTGCATCGTGGTCTCGCGGATCTCTTCGATGCCTGCGGCCGTAGCCGCAACAGCAGTCATGCCATCTTCGGCGGTCGCGAGCGTCCGCTCGGCGATGCGTACGACCGCCTCGGAGTTGTCGGCGATCTGGCTCGAGGTCTGCGCGAGCTCTTCGACTGTGGCGGAGGTCTGCGTCACTGCCGCCGCCTGCTCGGCGGCACCGGAGGCCTGCTCTTCGGTCGCGGCAAGTACCTCGGCGCTCACAGCACGGATGTTCTCGGTGGCCATACGAACTTGCCCGAGAAGCTGCGCGGCCGATGCAAGAATGCGCGCGATCTCCTCGGTGAGTGCGGCCTCACCTTTCGCCTCGGTCGCAGCGATGCCGAGTTGCGAGCTCGTGTTGCGGAGCGCGCCACTCAGGGTGTGCTCGACCTCCCGCTTCAACAGCCTCAGGCACACGAAGCCGACACCGGTGCCTGCGGCGATTGACATGAGCCAGAAGAGCACCAGCGCAAGCATGCTCTTCGGCTCGACCAGGAGACTCGCCACAAGGGGGAAGACCGCTCCCGTCGCGGCGCCCAATCCGATCACGATCGTGCTTGCGCGCTGCGCACCATCCCGTACTTGTGTGCTCACAGTGAGCCCCCTGCTCGCGTGCGGGTCGGCCGACCGCCCCAGTCCCGGCTATGGTACCAGCACCGGGGCCCCGGCGTGAACGCTCGGGCCATCCACGTAGCGCAACCGGCCGCGTCACCGCTTGCGCTCCATACCCTATGGGGTATACGATGCGCGTGTTAGCCGATGCGTGGAAGGACTCGAAACGTGCGTACCGTGACCATCGATATCTCTGCCTGCGACCGCTCCCCCATGTGTCCCGCTCGCCGTGCGTGCCCAAGAGGCGCTATCGTACCGGTATCCGGCGGGTTCTTTCCGGGCTCGCAGGGTTACATGATCGACGAAGAGCGCTGCACCGGCTGTGCAGTGTGTGCGCTCAGTTGCCCTGGCGGTGCAGTGCGTGTTGGATAGGAGAAACACCATGACCGAGCCCAAGGTCAACGTAGAGGTCTTTGACTACCCCGCCGAGACCACCTGCTGGAGCGGCGGTTGAGGCCCCTCCTGGTCTCCGGAGGAGATCACCGCGATCATCCGCTCCGAGGTCGAGCACCGCTTCGGCGACAGCGCGAGCATCGTCTATCACGACACGAGCCGACCAGAGGTCCTTGCAGCACACCAGGCCATGGTGCAACTCATCCAGGACCAGGGTCTGGTCTACCCGGTGACGGTCGTTGACGGAGAGCCCATGTACGATGGAGCCGTCTCGTACCCGGCGATCCTGCGGGCCGTCCAGACGCGTCTGAGCGCGTCCTGACCGAGGCCATCTGGCCGCGCCACCCCCGCCTCGGCCCTGCTCGGGTAGACTGACACTCGACCCTGCCCGACAGTGCGGAGGCGCCGCACCATGATGGACGAACCCCACGCTACCGACGGCGTCGAGTCCGACACGGACACCCCGCCGCTGCGCGCTGTGCCCTACGGCCTCTTCTCCGCATGGCGTCGCATGGTGAACTCGATCGCTGGCGTAGTCCCCCGGGTCGTGAACGGTGCGCGCTCGGCGGTCCGCACCTGGATCGGACAGTGGCGACGGGTGCGCGAGTATCACCGGCACGCCTCCGAGCCCTGGACGGTAGCAACCGCGGCGGACCGCGAGACTGCAGCCGCTGTGGGCACGCGTGCGTTCCTCTTCGGCGTGGTCATCGCCGGCATCGTCACGGCGCAATCCTCCGGACTGTGGGGCCCTGCGGTCGTCACGACCGGGACCGAGGTGCTGTGGGCCGGTGCCCGGTTCATCATCATCGCCATGCTCATGCCGCGCGGCACGATAACCCGCACCCGGCTGTCGATCGCGTTCCTCGCCGGTCTGTTGCCCTACGCATTCGGCGCGACGTGGCCGCTGCGGATGGTAGCGCTGGGTGGGTCCGCCCTTCTCACCCGGCGCGGACTCCTCGGCGCGGGGGTATCCGCACGCGACGTTCGAGTCACGGTGGGCTGGTCGTTTGGCGGGCAGGCGGCGATCCTCGTCGGAGGCTGGCTCGTCCGGGCGGTCATCGCACTCATCACGCTGAGCTAGAGGCCCGCGGGCACATCCGGCGTCTTACGCGGCCTCTCGGCAAGCGCGATCCCTCCGATCACCAGCGCAGCGCCCGCCGATTGCGCGATGGTGAGCCGCTCCCCGAGCAGCAGTATTGCGAGAACGACGGTGAATACCGGCTCCATGGCAGAAACGAGCGATGCCTGCGACGCCCCGAGCTCACGTACGCCACGCAGGAACAGCGTGACGGCGGCGTAGGTGGGCACGAGCACGATCAGGGCCAGGATGAGCCACAGCCGCGGCGTCCATCCGGCCGGCGAGAGCGGCTCTCCCACGACTACCGTCACGAGGCCCACGCCCACCGCTGACAGCGCGAACGTGTAAGCCATGAGCACCAATCGGGATCGGTCTCCGACAAGCCGATCGGAGAGCACGGTGAAGAGCGCATAGCCGAGTGCGGCCCCGAGCGCTAGAACGATGCCGGTGCCGTTCACCTCGACCGC
The Coriobacteriia bacterium genome window above contains:
- a CDS encoding DMT family transporter — encoded protein: MRRRTALFVVITSAACFATLAVLTRLAYAEGGRPLPLLSWRFAIAGVLMIGLLAVRRPGALRDGLKDLPRYAALSFTGYGAASVCFFFSLQHITASVATVLLYAYPAIVALIESALDRERIAPSRLGAIVMTFLGCALAAGVLDGAVEVNGTGIVLALGAALGYALFTVLSDRLVGDRSRLVLMAYTFALSAVGVGLVTVVVGEPLSPAGWTPRLWLILALIVLVPTYAAVTLFLRGVRELGASQASLVSAMEPVFTVVLAILLLGERLTIAQSAGAALVIGGIALAERPRKTPDVPAGL
- a CDS encoding 4Fe-4S binding protein, whose translation is MIDEERCTGCAVCALSCPGGAVRVG
- a CDS encoding methyl-accepting chemotaxis protein produces the protein MSTQVRDGAQRASTIVIGLGAATGAVFPLVASLLVEPKSMLALVLFWLMSIAAGTGVGFVCLRLLKREVEHTLSGALRNTSSQLGIAATEAKGEAALTEEIARILASAAQLLGQVRMATENIRAVSAEVLAATEEQASGAAEQAAAVTQTSATVEELAQTSSQIADNSEAVVRIAERTLATAEDGMTAVAATAAGIEEIRETTMQSSDRILALGERSQEIGRVLSIIDEIAEQTKILALNAAIEAARAGEAGKGFSVVAEEIRKLADSVTESTNEIGRVVREIQASASALIMQTEKAANKVAEGQELAQNTASSLERIVSQVEQTTDAAKQISIATQQQRTASDQVVVSMREVAQVSQQAASASRKITSAISELTRLADSLASR
- a CDS encoding DUF1462 family protein, coding for MIRSEVEHRFGDSASIVYHDTSRPEVLAAHQAMVQLIQDQGLVYPVTVVDGEPMYDGAVSYPAILRAVQTRLSAS
- a CDS encoding RidA family protein, whose product is MPGAVASRLNSAGLALPVPAAALGAYVPAVRTGSLVFTSGQLPVRKGELLACGVVGADVTPEEAATCAAQCALNALAAASSVCDLDAVVRVVKLVGYVASARDFGGQPGVINAASDVMSAAFGDAGAHAREAVGVAALPLGAPVEISLILEVE